Sequence from the Pseudopipra pipra isolate bDixPip1 chromosome 16, bDixPip1.hap1, whole genome shotgun sequence genome:
CCTGCTAGTAAGGGCAGTAGTGGACCAGGTACCTCCTTGGGAGTGCCCAGGTATTCTCTGACTCTCTCCACAGAAACAATGTTGTTCTCTATGTCTGTCCAGGAGCGCACCATCCAGTTCAGAACACCAGTTATCTACCAAAACGAGAAAGAAGCATTAGGGCAGATAAAATAAGTCTTGACCTGTGCTTGTGAGTTACCCAGTTAATTTATAAAGACCTACTCATCATCTAATTACAtcagaaaactttaaaatgcttaaaaaataacCATGGGTCCTTGTGAAAGTTTGTAAAGCTGTGTTAAAGAGCGTAGCCAGCTCCTCTCATAGCTCCTTCAGCAAATTTATAGAGAATGAAATGCTGCTGACTTGGATGCTAAAAGATAGTGTAGCTGTTTCTTAGGCTATTATGTAACTACTCTACAAGGAGGTAAGACAAATGCTGAAGACCTTGCTTCAGCTGCTCAGGGCTTGCTGCGACTTAAATATGAGTTCAGGTGCAGGAGAAGAAGATGCCTTGTGCATGTGTTTATGAGGTTTGTTCCCTAAGGGGCCATGTGCTCCAGATAATGTGGGTTTCAACAATGACAGCAGGATTTGGTAGGAAAGGGCATCTAGAAAGGCACAGAAATAGTTCGCAATATCTTAGAAATCAAAATGCATTTACTTCTGATAAAAGGCAGGCATTTCAGCACTGGGTTACCTGAAGAGCATATGAAATGGAGAAGCCAGCAGTTCCTGGACTAAGATGTGTTCTGCCCATTGCTGCAAACAGTGCTGCAAACAACACGATGCCATTGCCTAGAAACTCCAGGTTTGTAGCAAGCCACCTGCAAGAGGAGGAGAGTACAGGGCTGTTGCTggtccttttcctttctcccagtgCAATGTGTGATTACTTTATAGAACACTTGTGGAACTGCTGGGAGTACAGAATACTCAACAAAGCTCTTGTCACACCCTGGTTCTCTTATCCAGCTACCTTGTAACTCCTTAAAGGCTACAGTCTGTCTGAACTGGTTGGCTTATGGTCTCTCCTAGGATTTTCCCCAAGGCCTGTTGGATGAGAGCAGCCAGTATATGGTTTCTTGGATGAGCTGGTCTAACATATCTCACTCTTTCTGGTACTCCTCATTCATGTCATGACTGGTGGCTCATAGCTCTGTGGTCTGATGGCTTTTGCATGTACCGTAGGCCTCGTGCACGCTGTAATGGGGTGATGGGCCTCACCAGGCACATGCTACAGCTTCCTGCATTTTGGGCACCAGGTGGTACCTTTGGCAGCATTGGCAcgtgtgtgtctgtgcctgGCCACACAACAGAGCTGGGAGCATGTTGGTTGTGTGAGGGTGCAGTGCAGGAGATGACAGAGGCCACTCTACCCCTAAAACACTGCACCACTGCCTCATCTGTGAACCTCCACCCGAGCCCCAAGAGCACCATCTCCACTCTGCTTTCCATGCAAGGAAACACTGCAGATTTGTTACCTGTCAGCAACAGCTCCAGGGAAACATATTCGCTGATTCTCATCCACTAGAAAGTTGCTCTTCAAAATAAACCTCTCCTGGTCCTTGTAAGCACGGATCACACTGCTCCCTTGGAAAGTTTCCGAAATGTGGGAGTAGATGGGTGACCTGCTGGCGGCCTCCATACGCCTCAGCTGGCAGGAGGTGATGACGTAGAAGTGCTGGCACAAgggaaaatggaaagggaagtcATTAGAAGGTTTATGTCTCCATGGAGGTGCTCCACAGAAAATTTGGGAAGGCCTCAGCAAGTGCAATAGTACGTTCTATCCTAGTGTTATAAAACCTAATGTGCGGGTAGGAGATGCCCTTAAAAGGTGAGGTAGCATTTCTACCTGTGTTATGTCCTGTCTTCATTAAGAATAACCTCATGGCTGGGGGGAAAGGAGCCAGGGTGCTCTGAACTCAAAATAACCTCTCAACTCACACTCAGTTTCTCCTGTAGATGAGCCCTTTGCTTGATGGAGAACAGAGGAGTTGCACCCTTACTTGCCCTTCCCTCATGTTCAGTCTTAGCTGGCAAAGCATTTGGGGTTTCAGAGCCCAATGGGAGAGCTGCATGGCATACATGGATATATTAAAAAGCAGTGTAGCAATtctggaggaaaggaaaaatgttttctggtcTTGACATGATTGAATTTATACTAATGGAGACAAGGAATGTAGCTCTAAGTAGGATTTGACATCAGAAAAGCACAAGCCTCTTTGTGAGGGCTCTGGAAAGCTTTGGAAGGTGGAGGTGATGTGGGAAGAGCCACTGACATTACTCTTGTTCAGATGCAATTTAAAATGATGAAATTAGTTTCTGCATGTCTCTGCTCCTAAGAAATGGAGGGAGGATTTCTGCAGGGACGTGGCCATactgctccagcctctcctgtcTGTACCTCTGTGAGCTCCTACCTGGAATGCAGCATAAAGAACAGTCAAGGGCACTATGGCCATCGCTGCCCATGGTGTAGCCACTATAATCACAAGGTAGATCTCCAGTAAGTTGAACAAGAATCCCAGGAAGGACTTCAGCTTGTCAGGGATGACAGAATCAATAGCATCCATTTCTCTGGAGAAGCGGTTCAGCAAGTTTCCGATGGGTGTTTGCTCAAAGAAGACCATTGGGGATCTAGTGACATtgctcagcagctgcagaaagagCTGGTGGGAGGCTAACACGCCACCCAGCAGGACTGCTGCTGTGGAGGTGAACCTGCTGAGGGCtgtaagagaaaagaaattattgttACAAGGTCTGAACAATCCACCTTAGAGTTCTCCTTTGTGAGATCATGATCTCCACTTAGTACTGTGAACATTGCACCAGTGAAAGGAGCTGATTTTCTCTTTAGTAGGAATTACCTGCAGCTCTGAGGCTTGGCTTAAGCTGCCCTTTCTGTAGGGTAGTTGCAGGGCAGCCAAAGACCTTCTAAGCAAGCTTGATGGATTCAGCAACTTAAATGTGCAACACAAATTATTTATTCCTCACAAAGTGATCTTGACTGGAATTACTTTAAATTTCtcagtgatattttttctttttatttttaaagagaatgACCAAAGGAATTGTGGCCATTTTTAAGGAGAAAGATATAAAGAAATGTAGAACTCCAGAagttcctctttttctctctctttacacGCAAAAGACCTAAGCCAAGATTTAgttcagcatggagaagagCAACTAGTTGCACTTTGATATGATTAATTTATGTTGTAGGAATGAGAAGAGATAAGAGGAAGAAAGATATGCAGATGATGTTGGATACAAGGGGGCAGGATAGAAAAATAAGGATGTTGTAGTTATTTCATTGCTGCATGTTTTTTAGGGGCTCAGGTCATTTAATTCTAGCAGGAAATACAGAGGAAGACACTATTCTTCATGGTCTGCTGAAAGGCACAGAAGACCTATAGCATACCATGAAGTAGAATTTCAGGCAGTAACACTGAAAATATTGTTCAGATCCCTTAGAAATCCTCTCTGTGCGTCAGAACCTGTAGTTTTAGGTCCTGTGCCAAACCTTTAGGGTTGGTGCCAAAAGCCCAGAAGGCTGAAAACCCGTGGGTAAGCACTTGTTTATATTCTGAGAAAACATCCTGGATATGGGGAAGGGAGATGGGAATACAGAGAAGAATTAGGTGAGCAACTTAAACAGACCTTGAACTACTCCTAATGCACCAAAGACTCCAACTCTCAGCTCCGTGTGCTGTCGTGTCCCGTTGTGAACAGGGTCATCTGCCCACATGCTGAGCCAGTAACCCCGAGAGAACGACACAGCTTGCTGGCAGGCGAAGGACAGGAGGATGAACACACACAGGGCTGAGCCTGTCGCCTTCAGGTAGGCTGCATAAACCCCAGCACTGACCTAGAGTGAGGTACAATTGGGGAAAGACAGGAGGAGAGGTTGGGAGGATCAAGCTTGTTAGCAAGAAAAAGCAGCTCTGAAATAAGGAATGATTTATTATGGCATATCTACTCAGTTATATGTCACAGCCATAGCAAAGATGTTaatcctttttttgttttcctcatggATGAATAGTGAAGCCATACTTAAATAAATCCATGGTGTTAATGATTATTTTCAAGTGATGGATGTTATTGCAATAGGCTTTTGCTACTTCTGGAATGCAGAGAGTGGGCTTTCCTTATGTTGGGCAGTGTGTTCTGTGAGTGAGGGAGAACTGTCATGTATCACACTGACTGCTTGTATGAGTAACTGCTGATCAGGAGAGGTGAGGACATCCCAGTCTGGCTAATGCTGTGCTTCCCTAGAGGAAAAGCTGCCTCTTTTGGAGTGTCTGTCTTCTTAGTCTCATCTGCTCTCAGTACCACTAGCCtcagctatttttttcctctccacatTTTACTACTGCCACAATGTGCCCTGAGCACACCCCTCATCCATGTCTGATTCTTCCTAACTGGAATACCATGTctgcttctttcctttcatGGTACCCTCCTTGCCTCAGCCTTTTGAGGTGTTTCTTAGCTTAGGCAGGGAGCTGACCAGTCTGCCATGAGTGTGATAACCCCATGGGATGTGTCCTTGCCATTACAGGAAGGTGCTGTGCTTACCCTGCCATGCTGAGTTTTCTCTCCCTTAGTTAATCTTCCTTTGGTGGCTGCAGCACTGGTACAGTCTTGACTTACAGGAATGGTCTCCCTTCTCACAGCAGATGATTTGACTGAATTGCCACttcattaagaaaacaaaattcctttCAATTTTTAGCCAAGCTGGATCTCTTTACCCACCCCTATATTCATGCCTGTTTTGAGGGCTGCAGTTTTTGGAGTCCTCCAGAGTGACCCCAATCACTGTCCATGTTTGTcacagggcctgggctctgtcAAGCCATTAACAAGCAAAGGCTTAAAGCATTCACTCGCTCTGGCTGGTTTGGAGTGAGCCTGACCTTACAGCCCCACTGGGAACTGAACAGCAAACAAGTGTATCAAGGTGCCTTGTATGTGAGCTCTGTTCTGGTCCTTGTGAAATATGGAGAAAGTGTTAGTTGACCTCCACATTGAAGACCAGGTTCTTACCAGCTCTTGAGTTTTGCTTGTGTGCTCTTGTTATTAATTTACAGATCAACTCCAAACCTTTATTATACTCAGTAAGAGCCCCCACGTAGGCTTGTATGGGCTTTTGGAATAAGTTCTTCAGTGTCTGAGACTGCTTTAAGCTTACCTAGAGAGTTTCTCCTGAGATGGACCATTTCTAGATGTGATGGTGCCTTTGGTGTCTCCTATAGCtgtgaaataaatacatttttttctaaatgctttAGAATCTCAGTTTGTCCTGCATAGTCCTTGAAAGCTTGGTAATACGGAGATTTTGAAGGGTAGAAATTTCAAGGTTAGACTTGAAACATAGTACATATAGTGGGTAATTCTGTTTACTGCATGAGTGTTGTCTACTCAGATGGATTCAAGGACCAGTTCGGAGGTGATGAGTCAGCCGATTTGACAGGCATATTTCCATAATAAAACAAATGTGATATTAAGGAAACAATTGACTGATAGACCTAGGAAGAATGATTCCAACTCACTTGGGTTACCTGGAAAACCAGCACatgccttctcttctgcagtaaCATGTGAATGAAGAAATTCTGCAAAGGCCCCATTTCTCTGTAGAAGTTCTTGGTAGGAACCAGTTTCTGAGATCATTCCATCCACCAGAAAAACAATGTTGTCCACTTGAGGCAAAATGTTGATTGTGTGAGTCACCAGCACACGAGTCTGCTTGAATCAAGAGGGAACAGTTAcatgttttctgctgtttccctgctAACTCGAGCTGTTGCACTCAGCTGGCTTCTGAAGACACACACGTACTCAGTGCAAGCTATGATTTTTACTAACTTGgagatatttttgttatttattccTATCACTTCTGTCTCTCTGAGGAGGTCTATCTTGGCAGCACAGCTTTGTGCAGAACTTGGAAGTGGAGGGGTGAATCAACTCGCTTTGTGTTGTAAGGATGGGAACTGAAGCCTGAAGTCCCAGGCTGGCACCCTATGTGCTGGAGGACCTTCTACTTGACTCACTGACCAATTCCATGTTATTGATTCCCCTCTGGTTGAAGGTCTTAAGTAGGAAGATGTTAATTGCAGAGTATGCCACATTTATTGCCACTGATATCAGTATTTCAGAATCAAATTCATGGCTGAAAAATTGATCAGCCCGAAGGGAATGAAAGTGCAGCTCCTTTCCATTTACATTTCTGAGTGTATTTGCTGTAGGAGAGGACATAAGAAAAGTAATTTCCCCTTACATAAGTTGGCATGTTCTGTATTTCTGATATAAAATCAAGCCCCTTGAGTACTCCTTAAGTTTGATACATTCTTCTTAGCCAGCCATTCTGTTTCAATACAATGATTATATTCTGATACTTGCAACCAATCCTCATGAAGACAAAGGTATTTATAGTCAGGCATGTCTGTTATAACTGGACTTTCTAATGCAAGAGATTCCCTGTGTTCCTTATATCATATGAAACTGAATCAAGTATTTCTAGGCAATTTATACCATGAATTAAATAGAGCTGCTCTAGCATCCCTTCTCATGTATCTACATCTATTATCCAGATTAATCGACAGCAGAGAAATACCAAGGAATAACAAAACACCACCACTGCAAAAGGAATGGAAGAGAAGTGTTTAAGGTGGATTTTAAGACTGAAGTTTAAGTGATTAGAACTGTAAAGGTGCCACTGAACTATTCAAAAGTGATGGGATTAGATGTTATGATGATACAATTTGCTAGAAGAGATCAGACAGCTCTTCCTAACTATGCTAGAAGCAGTTCTCAAAAAGAGAGAAGGATAATGTTGACAGAAGACCAAGGAACAGTAAACTTGCTGTAGAAGTAAGGCTGGAACTAGGCATGTGGTTTGCATGAGGATAAAGACAGTCTTACTTTTCCTTGGTGAGGTTCCCTGCAGGACTTACAGGTGCTGTGTGGCCTGCAGAGGTTACCCATTCCACTGCTGCCACTACCAAAAAAGAGTCTGGGAGCCTTTGATAAAGCGAGTAACCCACCTTACTGGAAACATTTCAGGGGCTCTGCTAATGAGATTCGTTGTGCAATTGTTTAGAGTTCAGGATTTATAACACACCTTGTCCTTCAGTAAACCATTGGGTCCAAGAATGTGTTCAAAAATGTGCTGTCTGACGTGGGCATCAACAGCTGAGAGGGGGTCATCGAGCAGGTAAATCGAAGCCTTCTGGTACACGGCACGAGCAAGGTTCACTCTTTGCTTCTGCCCTCCAGACAGATTTATTCCCTGTAAAAATGTATTGACTCTGTTTATTCCACAGCTACAGCATATTTGTCAGCTGTTGACTCCATTTTGTGCTGAGGTTTTATGACTCCCTTATTTTTAAACCAGTGCATTTTCCTCCCTCCAAATAGGGCTCTTGCAGAGGCAGAGTCTCCTGAGCAACTCCACTCTCCTGTAAAAGAGCATCCCAGAATGGCCTGGATTTGTTGATTTTTGTCTTTAACAACTCTCATGTCTCTGGTGAGGTTAACTGTCAGGAGGTGGGCTTAAATTAAATTAGATCATGGCCCAACTTTCCAGAAATCACTGAGCACCTGCCTCCTGCaagtttaatttctttgtagGTGTTTTAAGCAGGACACCTGAAGTTGTAGCTACTCAAAGAAAAGTTGGCCAAAATATATACCTAAGTATAAGTACCTTTTCTCCTATTTCACTCTTCTGCCCTGCAGGGAAGCTCTCCAAATCAGGGTGCAGTGCACAGGCATCTATCACTCTATTGAACCATGTTTCATCCATCTCTTGCCCAAAAAGAATATTATCTTCCACTGTAGCATTTAGTACCCAAGCTTGCTGGGGGACATAAGCTGCAGTGTCCTATAGAAGTGGAACAATGTTAGTAATCTTCTCCATAAACTCAACTTGACACTGTGGGAACCCATCTTTGCAGAAAAGCTCTCTGAGTTACAGAAGTCTGGAATGATCATCACCATTGATAGGTCCCAGAGGGCTTTGCAAAATATGAGTCTGCACTGTTGTTATCTGACAGAGAAGGACACAAAGGTGCAAGTACATGATGAGATTTACCAGGATGACATTTCAGCTCACTGTCAGAGTGGGAAATAGAACTGGATCTTTGAAGCAATGTTTCAGCTCCTATTTCCAAAGTCTTCAGCACCTTCAGATAATTAAATGTGGACTGATACATACAGCCTTTGTTAAAATTCAGCAGTAAATGCATTGTCATCAAGTACCTGATGCCTTGATTAATACCTTACAGTTCCTGAAAACAGCCTAATTAGAAGAAAATGCTCAGGGAAAAATTTACCTTCATGGTCACGGAGCCGTCCAGTTTCTCCAGCTCACCAAGTAATGCTGACAGCAAGGAGGActtcccagcacccacctggCCAACTACAGCAAGCAAAGAGCCTTGGGGCACGGTAAGATCTATCCTATGGAGAAAAGATTAGTTCCTTATCATGTTTTAGGTACACTTTCTGAAGAGGAAATTATCAAAATTCTTGCTATGGTCTTGTAGCAATAAAAATGTACCCAAGTAAACCACCCTAATTTCATCCCTTCAAAGACAACTCCAACCAGAAAGTCTGATCCACATCCCCCTCTGAGTTTCAAACCCAGATCCAAGACCCAGCTCCCCACTCTGGAGATAAGCTAGCCCAAAGCATTGGATATAAAAAATTCCTGAACATCAGCACTGTTCAACATAGTTTCTTCTCAAAAATGGCAATGCCTGTTGAGATAAGCATCTAGTGATGCCATATATAATACCTGCATACCATCTGTTCTACTTTTTTGACTTAAATTACTGTAATTTCATATTTGAACAAGAAAATCGTGTAAAGAAAACAGCCTCCATAGATTAAGGCAACATCCAGATACAGGCACCTTCCCATTTATCTGCtcccaaacagaaaaacaagattGTGTTTTGTCTGACTTTGTAATTTTCAGAATTCAACATTAAATATGAAGTGAACTCAGAAGCCTCTGGACATTCCACACTGGCCCTACAGAGCTGAGAGATGACTAAGAGTAAGTCTGTACCTTCTAAGACAAGGAGAAGTTTCTTTGCTCCAGCAAAAAGTCCCATTTCTTATGGTGATACTTGCCTGTGCTAAAATATAAAGAGAAATACAATACCTGTAAATGCAAAAGGTGCTACAGAAACATCTCTATTTATATGATTTTATGTTTCAGTATGTATATTACGTAAAACGAACCATAAGtataaaaaaagacataaattaCCAGATTAGATTTTATTGGTAGAAATAAATAGGCCTGAGAGATAAAGTGACAGTAAGgggcaaatatttttctgttgactATGGTAAGCATCCTGAGTAGAAGCTGAACAATAGAAGTTACTCCTCTTTTAAGGTAACAGTGCTAACATAAAAGCTCACCACAGCCAGAAGTGCTTCTGCATGAGCTCTCAGGATTCAGTTGTCCCAGATTCAGAAAAGCTGCCAAGCGGTTTAAAGAAACTTTGGCCTGAAATGAAGCagcacacaaaagaaaataggatttagagaagaaagggagcaaaaaCCCAAAGACTCAACATGAAGAACACTGAGATCATCTGCTATGTTGCAGGTGCTGTAGGCTTAGCTGGCCAAATGCAGCTCTTCCTTATGttaactgcttttat
This genomic interval carries:
- the LOC135423064 gene encoding ATP-binding cassette sub-family C member 6-like isoform X3, which encodes MSTILLLWKGSQQSLGVDDLWPVRREDSSEEIVAWAEREWKKCHSRTQQERESASFKKGQKTEAGIAEAEETEALLQSQHSESRPLLKMFWSMFGTYFLLSTICLVICDVFMFSIPKLLSLFLKFIEDPEAPSWLGYFYAFTMFLLACLQTLFEQRYMYMCLVLGLRLKTAVTGLVYRKILLMSNASRKAATIGEIVNLVSVDVQKLMDLIIYFNGTWLAPIRIIICFVFLWQLLGPSALTAIAVFFFLLPLNFVITKKRSQFQETQMKHKDERAKLTNAILSDIKVIKLYGWENTFMEKVLGIRKQELQALKRSQILFSASLVSFHSSTFLIAFVMFAVYTLVDNTHILDAQKAFVSLTLINILNTAHSFLPFSINAAVQAKVSLNRLAAFLNLGQLNPESSCRSTSGCAQASITIRNGTFCWSKETSPCLRRIDLTVPQGSLLAVVGQVGAGKSSLLSALLGELEKLDGSVTMKDTAAYVPQQAWVLNATVEDNILFGQEMDETWFNRVIDACALHPDLESFPAGQKSEIGEKGINLSGGQKQRVNLARAVYQKASIYLLDDPLSAVDAHVRQHIFEHILGPNGLLKDKTRVLVTHTINILPQVDNIVFLVDGMISETGSYQELLQRNGAFAEFLHSHVTAEEKACAGFPAIGDTKGTITSRNGPSQEKLSSGNSVKSSAVRRETIPVSQDCTSAAATKGRLTKGEKTQHGRVSAGVYAAYLKATGSALCVFILLSFACQQAVSFSRGYWLSMWADDPVHNGTRQHTELRVGVFGALGVVQALSRFTSTAAVLLGGVLASHQLFLQLLSNVTRSPMVFFEQTPIGNLLNRFSREMDAIDSVIPDKLKSFLGFLFNLLEIYLVIIVATPWAAMAIVPLTVLYAAFQHFYVITSCQLRRMEAASRSPIYSHISETFQGSSVIRAYKDQERFILKSNFLVDENQRICFPGAVADRWLATNLEFLGNGIVLFAALFAAMGRTHLSPGTAGFSISYALQITGVLNWMVRSWTDIENNIVSVERVREYLGTPKEAPWTLNGKPEGQVWLTEGRIEFRNYSLRYRPDLELALKHVSLTIHGQEKIGITGRTGAGKSTLAVGLLRLVEAAEGVILIDGQDIAQLGLHDLRTKITVIPQDPVLFSGSLRMNLDPLNQYTDADIWTALELTQLKNFVADLPEQLEYKCTDQGENLSTGQKQLVCLARALLRKTKILILDEATAAVDLETDLQIQSTLRTQFKDSTVLTIAHRINTVLDCDRILVLENGQIAEFDTPEHLIAQKGLFYRLMEESGLA